The Peribacillus sp. FSL P2-0133 genome has a segment encoding these proteins:
- a CDS encoding DUF2905 domain-containing protein → MMNIPKMVMILGVIIFVIGFAMKYIHLGRLPGDIFLKKGNTTFYFPIVTSIIVSVVLSAIFYLIGRFK, encoded by the coding sequence ATGATGAATATACCAAAGATGGTTATGATTCTGGGTGTAATTATATTCGTGATTGGATTTGCGATGAAATATATTCATCTCGGCAGGCTGCCGGGAGATATTTTTCTGAAAAAGGGGAATACGACGTTTTACTTTCCTATCGTTACATCAATCATCGTCAGTGTTGTGTTGTCCGCCATTTTTTATTTGATCGGCCGTTTTAAATAA
- the ruvB gene encoding Holliday junction branch migration DNA helicase RuvB yields MEERIFNQEADLNELSFEQSLRPQNLKQYIGQDKVKANLSVYIEAARMREETLDHVLLYGPPGLGKTTLAVIIANEMGVNIRTTSGPAIERPGDLAAILSALEPGDVLFIDEIHRLPRVVEEVLYPAMEDFCLDIVVGKGPEARSIRIDLPPFTLVGATTRAGSLSAPLRDRFGVLSRLEYYTEPHLTDIIIRTARIMDTEMDDQAAAELARRSRGTPRIANRLLRRVRDFAQVRGDGTITAELADYALELMQVDRLGLDHIDHKLLKGIIEKFRGGPVGLETIAATIGEEAHTIEDVYEPYLLQVGFLQRTPRGRMATQLVYEHFGMEMPE; encoded by the coding sequence ATGGAGGAGAGAATATTCAATCAGGAAGCCGATTTGAACGAACTGTCCTTTGAACAAAGCCTGCGGCCTCAAAACTTAAAGCAATATATCGGACAGGATAAAGTGAAAGCGAATTTAAGTGTATACATCGAAGCGGCAAGGATGCGTGAAGAAACGCTCGATCATGTACTTTTATATGGACCGCCTGGTCTTGGAAAGACGACGCTTGCCGTCATCATCGCCAATGAAATGGGTGTAAATATCCGCACGACTTCCGGTCCCGCCATTGAGCGGCCGGGAGATCTGGCGGCCATTTTGAGTGCACTTGAACCAGGTGATGTATTGTTCATCGATGAGATTCACCGTCTTCCACGTGTAGTTGAAGAAGTGCTATATCCGGCTATGGAGGACTTTTGTCTGGATATTGTAGTCGGTAAGGGACCGGAAGCCCGTTCGATCAGGATCGACTTGCCGCCGTTCACCCTCGTAGGGGCCACGACGCGTGCAGGCTCATTGTCTGCACCGCTCAGGGACCGTTTTGGCGTTTTGAGCCGTCTTGAATATTATACGGAACCCCATTTGACTGATATCATCATCCGTACAGCAAGAATCATGGATACGGAGATGGATGATCAAGCAGCAGCCGAGCTTGCAAGAAGGTCAAGGGGCACCCCGAGAATTGCCAATCGGCTTTTACGGAGGGTCCGGGATTTCGCCCAGGTGCGCGGCGATGGTACGATAACGGCCGAGCTTGCCGATTATGCGCTTGAATTAATGCAGGTCGACCGTTTAGGACTCGATCATATTGACCATAAATTACTTAAAGGGATCATTGAAAAATTCCGTGGCGGACCAGTGGGTCTGGAAACGATTGCGGCAACGATTGGCGAAGAGGCACATACGATCGAAGATGTGTATGAACCATATCTGTTACAAGTCGGTTTTCTTCAGCGTACCCCAAGAGGCCGGATGGCAACACAGCTAGTTTATGAGCATTTCGGCATGGAGATGCCTGAATGA
- the ruvA gene encoding Holliday junction branch migration protein RuvA gives MYDYIKGKVDYIGPEYIVVENGGIGYQVMTPNPFIFSAQYQKEIQVFLYHYVREDMAALYGFQTRQEKALFTKLLNVTGIGPKGALAILASGQVDQVVQAIENEDESFLVKFPGVGKKTARQMILDLKGKLENIIPDAFPSLFNEGVTAALSPNGYTEELDEAILALKALGYSEKEIQKVAKKLQAEDMTTEQYIKKALQMMLR, from the coding sequence TTGTATGATTATATAAAAGGCAAGGTCGATTATATTGGGCCTGAATACATAGTTGTGGAAAATGGGGGGATCGGATATCAAGTGATGACACCGAATCCTTTTATTTTTTCCGCTCAATACCAGAAAGAAATTCAAGTATTCCTGTATCATTATGTTCGTGAGGATATGGCCGCATTATACGGGTTTCAGACTCGTCAAGAAAAGGCGTTATTCACAAAATTATTGAATGTAACGGGAATCGGGCCGAAGGGTGCTCTAGCCATATTGGCATCAGGCCAGGTTGATCAGGTGGTACAGGCGATCGAAAATGAAGATGAATCGTTTTTGGTGAAATTCCCGGGAGTAGGAAAGAAAACGGCACGGCAGATGATTCTCGATTTAAAAGGGAAACTTGAGAACATTATTCCGGATGCGTTTCCAAGCTTGTTTAACGAAGGCGTAACGGCTGCACTCAGTCCAAATGGCTATACGGAGGAATTGGATGAAGCCATTCTTGCATTGAAGGCTCTTGGTTATTCTGAAAAGGAAATCCAAAAGGTTGCCAAGAAATTGCAGGCTGAAGATATGACGACCGAGCAATATATTAAGAAAGCATTGCAAATGATGTTAAGATAA
- a CDS encoding intercompartmental signaling factor BofC yields the protein MINQLRIQFFVTLFILPICLTVFAEETVQKENDPIERKVILQRMYLDGELSEEKLTETIWSMEDFWSKYEGWKVVDQNEEQIVMKKIENDISPLLKANGYLGMREDGTLSIFIGRPEHAKIIHTFYQIDVGKLEAYKQEELQKGIPIMNKDQYKQLIKEYEPYSLN from the coding sequence TTGATTAATCAACTTAGAATCCAATTTTTCGTGACGCTTTTCATATTGCCAATTTGCTTAACCGTTTTTGCCGAAGAAACCGTTCAAAAGGAAAATGATCCTATTGAAAGGAAGGTCATTCTTCAGCGTATGTATCTGGATGGCGAATTAAGTGAAGAGAAATTGACAGAAACAATTTGGTCGATGGAGGATTTTTGGTCAAAATATGAAGGATGGAAAGTGGTCGATCAAAATGAAGAGCAGATTGTCATGAAGAAAATTGAAAATGACATATCTCCGCTTTTAAAAGCGAATGGTTACCTTGGGATGAGGGAAGATGGTACGTTATCCATTTTTATCGGAAGGCCCGAGCATGCCAAGATCATTCATACTTTCTACCAAATAGACGTTGGTAAACTTGAAGCATACAAGCAGGAGGAACTGCAAAAAGGGATTCCAATCATGAATAAAGACCAATATAAACAGCTCATTAAAGAGTATGAGCCATATTCGTTAAATTAG
- a CDS encoding YhcN/YlaJ family sporulation lipoprotein translates to MQKIKWAHPLCTVLAAVSLVGCANNNAAENENITNDTGYNKKDALVRNINYENMVQGLYDKDDAYSKSDRNYHGHESKPLKAKSSYYNSYEGAFADKVNGIANKMEPVIDARTIIMKDEMLVALRLDDYSQAKDVKERIKTEIGPLTNGRTLYVTTDEGVYFRTMTLDNNLRDGDTREMIILDANDLFDNLNIHENHLK, encoded by the coding sequence GTGCAGAAAATAAAATGGGCACATCCGCTTTGTACGGTATTGGCCGCCGTCAGTTTGGTTGGATGTGCTAATAATAATGCAGCGGAAAATGAAAATATCACCAATGATACAGGGTACAATAAAAAAGATGCATTGGTACGCAACATCAATTATGAGAATATGGTGCAAGGTTTATACGATAAAGATGATGCGTACAGTAAGAGTGATCGTAACTACCATGGACATGAAAGTAAACCGCTTAAGGCAAAATCATCTTATTATAATTCTTATGAAGGTGCTTTTGCCGATAAAGTAAATGGTATCGCCAATAAAATGGAGCCGGTCATCGATGCCAGGACAATCATCATGAAAGATGAAATGCTGGTAGCCTTGCGGCTTGATGACTACAGCCAAGCAAAAGATGTTAAAGAAAGAATCAAGACGGAAATCGGACCCCTTACCAATGGCCGTACCCTATATGTAACCACCGATGAAGGTGTCTATTTCAGGACGATGACACTTGATAACAATCTTCGGGATGGGGATACGAGGGAAATGATCATTTTGGATGCCAATGACTTGTTCGATAACCTTAACATTCACGAAAATCACTTAAAATAA